Proteins from a genomic interval of Lysobacter stagni:
- a CDS encoding alpha-2-macroglobulin family protein, whose amino-acid sequence MKRTSGPEGIVNARLLFRLAVIALLALSGVACKRDADGQLPKVSGEAISTPRETVQGFALVAAYPDQKGDDALAIALEFSRPLVDTQSFDDLIAVSVKDGGAVKGGWVLSDDAKVLRFPHVEASKDYVVTIKAGLTAASGERLPREIRKDVYTGPLDPVVGFASQGSVLPARESRGLPVVSVNVPEVDVEFLRVREKELSRFFTQYQRGGRRGSWELGSDYSDKTPLERLAEPAYVNRFVLGGKPNERVLTYLPVQDVRELQEPGLYFAVMKRAGQFQDEYETAFFTVSDLGLHARAYKDTLFVHVASLQSGASVSGVELRVLDAKGEVVLKGETDGNGNALLRYRLDADHVLVAQKGRDVSMLPFNQPALDLSEFAVSGREQAWFDVFAWSGRDLYRPGETVRVSALLRDQDGQPIVPKAGKAQQPVFLRYVQPDGKTFLETRLQPDAQGYVRHAQAIPADAATGRWRVEFRTDPSSKDAVQGMTLRIEEFLPERLKLDLDAPALLAPGEPLKLSVDGAYLYGAPAAGNRFTAKLAVAVEQHPLDSLPGYFFGDPTLTLPKEANDVIDDKLDAQGKLQQDIALPSEAKPVSPIAAIVTGSVYETGGRSVNRSLKRVLWPAGALVGVRPLFDDKEGTDADANAGFEILRVGSDGKPRPAKGLRVTLVREHRDYHWSHGDDGWDYEFTRRYEDIETRTLDAGSAPARLHFPVEWGDYRLDVFDPATKLTTRYPFTAGWSWSDENRGLDARPDKVKLALDKTAYRAGDTLKVTLTPPHAGKGLLMVESDRMLFVQDIEAKAGSTFEIPVTKDWERHDVYVTALVFRGGSAPSRITPARAVGVAHVPMDRRDRKVAVGLSLPGSMQPERALPVTVSVPQLAGRDAWVTVSAVDVGILNITRFPVPDAAAHFFAQRRLGVDAYDVYGRVIESFEGDVAKIRFGGDMALDALPQARRPTAKVQTVDLFAGPVKLDAKGNARVRLDVPDFNGTLRVSALVYAGGTYGIRDRETIVRAPVLAEASVPRVLAPGDRSNVTLDVQNFTGRAGSFKVQVSGEGPVSVGEGTRTASLGVDAKTTYTFPLQAREGYSTAQVRVRVEGNGYQVDRRYDVPVRPAWPSVMRARTRVLDSLGAIALDADLADGLMADSVNARLSVSALPPIPFASALQGALEYPYGCAEQTTSKGFAALELDDATAKMLGTTGLDTGKRRARMEGAFGRLAAMQIGSGHFSMWGDGDYVNPLITPYVVEFLLDAREAGFAVPESMLQKALKVLNEDLLSGGAPFFGYDRREHMKFAYQAYAGYALARVNRAPLGTLRALYDNERKNSLTGLPLVHLGIALSLQGDKARGRKAIAEGFARDTADRPEYLGDYGSRLRDDALMIALVHEHHLATPEFDARAVSLGRELDARRNRGWLWLSTQEQVALARLGKALMADQGKELSGQWKVGDATTEATSARFIGRLFDHAAMARGVSFTPKGEPPLYASLEVAGVPRTAPPADESVIKVVRRYFTTDGKAWTGGTLEEGDALIVQVSVQASRPMPDALLTDLLPAGLEIENFNLGDGKQWAGVVIDGIEISDRDEAADVRHEEFRDDRYVAALKLEVGDTARVFYLVRAVTPGTYTVPPSLVEDMYRPDLRGVGKATPATLTVTQPGR is encoded by the coding sequence ATGAAGCGCACGTCCGGACCGGAAGGAATCGTCAACGCCCGCCTGCTGTTCCGGCTGGCCGTCATCGCACTGTTGGCGTTGTCGGGCGTTGCCTGCAAACGCGACGCCGACGGCCAGCTGCCCAAGGTCAGCGGAGAGGCCATCAGCACGCCCAGGGAAACGGTGCAGGGCTTCGCGCTGGTTGCCGCATATCCCGACCAGAAGGGCGACGACGCGCTCGCCATCGCACTGGAATTCAGCCGTCCACTGGTCGACACCCAGTCCTTCGACGACCTCATCGCCGTCAGCGTCAAGGACGGGGGCGCGGTGAAGGGCGGCTGGGTGTTGTCGGACGACGCCAAGGTGTTGCGCTTCCCGCACGTGGAGGCCAGCAAGGACTATGTAGTCACGATCAAGGCGGGCCTGACGGCGGCATCCGGCGAGCGCCTCCCTCGCGAGATCCGCAAGGACGTCTACACCGGCCCGCTCGACCCGGTGGTCGGCTTCGCCTCGCAGGGCAGCGTGTTGCCCGCACGGGAAAGCCGCGGCTTGCCGGTGGTGTCGGTCAACGTGCCCGAAGTCGACGTCGAGTTCCTGCGCGTGCGCGAGAAGGAACTATCGCGCTTCTTCACGCAGTACCAGCGCGGCGGACGTCGCGGCAGCTGGGAACTGGGCAGCGACTACAGCGACAAGACACCGCTGGAACGGCTGGCCGAGCCCGCCTATGTCAACCGCTTCGTGCTGGGCGGAAAGCCCAACGAACGCGTGCTGACCTATCTGCCCGTGCAGGATGTCCGCGAATTGCAGGAACCGGGCCTGTACTTCGCGGTGATGAAGCGCGCAGGCCAGTTCCAGGACGAGTACGAAACCGCGTTCTTCACCGTCAGCGACCTGGGCCTGCATGCGCGCGCCTACAAGGACACGCTGTTCGTGCACGTGGCATCGCTGCAGTCGGGCGCCTCGGTATCGGGTGTCGAACTGAGGGTGCTCGACGCCAAGGGCGAGGTCGTGCTCAAGGGTGAGACGGACGGTAACGGCAACGCGCTGCTTCGGTATCGCCTGGACGCCGACCACGTGCTGGTCGCGCAGAAGGGCCGCGATGTTTCGATGCTGCCGTTCAACCAGCCTGCGCTGGACCTGTCCGAGTTCGCCGTGAGCGGGCGCGAACAGGCCTGGTTCGACGTCTTCGCCTGGTCCGGCCGCGACCTCTATCGTCCCGGCGAAACCGTCCGTGTGTCGGCGCTGCTGCGCGACCAGGACGGACAGCCCATCGTGCCCAAGGCCGGCAAGGCGCAGCAGCCGGTGTTCCTGCGCTATGTGCAGCCCGACGGCAAAACCTTCCTGGAAACGCGCCTGCAGCCCGACGCGCAGGGTTACGTGCGCCATGCGCAGGCGATTCCCGCCGATGCCGCGACTGGCCGTTGGCGCGTGGAGTTCCGCACCGATCCGTCCAGCAAGGACGCCGTGCAGGGCATGACCCTGCGTATCGAGGAGTTCCTTCCGGAACGGCTCAAGCTCGACCTCGATGCGCCGGCGCTGCTCGCGCCCGGCGAGCCGTTGAAGCTGAGCGTCGACGGTGCCTATCTCTATGGCGCGCCGGCCGCGGGCAACCGCTTCACCGCCAAGCTTGCCGTGGCGGTGGAACAGCATCCACTGGACTCGCTGCCCGGCTATTTCTTCGGCGATCCCACGCTCACGTTGCCCAAGGAAGCCAACGACGTCATCGACGACAAGCTCGATGCGCAGGGCAAGCTGCAGCAGGACATCGCGCTGCCGAGCGAGGCCAAGCCGGTCAGTCCCATCGCGGCCATCGTCACCGGCAGCGTGTACGAAACCGGCGGCCGCAGCGTCAATCGCAGCCTCAAGCGCGTGCTGTGGCCCGCGGGAGCGCTGGTGGGCGTGCGCCCGCTGTTCGACGACAAGGAAGGCACGGACGCCGACGCCAACGCCGGTTTCGAGATCCTGCGCGTGGGCAGCGACGGCAAGCCCCGTCCTGCGAAGGGTCTGCGTGTCACGCTCGTGCGCGAGCACCGCGACTATCACTGGAGCCACGGCGACGACGGCTGGGACTACGAGTTCACCCGTCGCTACGAGGACATCGAAACGCGCACGCTGGATGCCGGCAGCGCGCCCGCGCGCCTGCATTTCCCGGTGGAGTGGGGCGATTACCGCCTCGACGTCTTCGACCCCGCCACGAAGCTGACGACGCGTTATCCGTTCACCGCCGGCTGGAGCTGGAGCGACGAGAACCGCGGTCTCGACGCGCGACCGGACAAGGTCAAGCTCGCGCTCGACAAGACCGCCTATCGCGCGGGCGACACGCTCAAGGTGACGCTCACGCCGCCGCACGCAGGCAAGGGCCTGCTGATGGTGGAGAGCGACCGCATGTTGTTCGTGCAGGACATCGAGGCGAAGGCCGGCAGCACGTTCGAGATCCCGGTGACGAAGGACTGGGAACGCCACGACGTGTATGTCACCGCGCTGGTGTTCCGTGGTGGCAGCGCGCCCAGCAGGATCACGCCGGCGCGCGCCGTCGGCGTGGCGCATGTTCCGATGGACCGTCGCGACCGCAAGGTGGCGGTGGGCCTGTCGCTGCCCGGTTCGATGCAGCCGGAACGCGCGCTCCCCGTCACCGTCAGCGTGCCGCAGCTGGCCGGACGCGATGCCTGGGTCACCGTGTCCGCGGTCGACGTGGGCATCCTCAACATCACGCGCTTCCCCGTGCCCGACGCGGCCGCGCATTTCTTCGCGCAGCGACGCCTGGGCGTGGACGCGTACGACGTCTACGGCCGCGTGATCGAAAGCTTCGAGGGCGATGTGGCGAAGATCCGCTTCGGCGGCGACATGGCACTGGACGCCCTGCCGCAGGCGCGCCGTCCGACCGCGAAGGTGCAGACGGTGGACCTGTTCGCCGGCCCGGTGAAACTGGATGCGAAGGGCAACGCACGCGTGCGCCTGGACGTGCCGGACTTCAACGGCACGTTGCGTGTCTCGGCGCTGGTGTATGCCGGGGGCACGTACGGCATCCGTGATCGCGAAACGATCGTGCGCGCGCCGGTGCTGGCCGAGGCCAGCGTCCCGCGCGTGCTGGCCCCCGGCGACCGCAGCAACGTGACCCTGGACGTGCAGAACTTCACCGGTCGCGCCGGATCGTTCAAGGTGCAGGTGTCGGGCGAAGGGCCGGTGTCGGTGGGCGAGGGCACGCGCACGGCATCGCTCGGCGTGGATGCCAAGACCACCTACACCTTCCCGCTGCAGGCGCGCGAAGGGTATTCGACCGCGCAGGTGCGCGTGCGCGTGGAAGGCAACGGCTACCAGGTCGATCGCCGCTACGACGTACCGGTGCGCCCGGCATGGCCCTCGGTGATGCGTGCGCGGACGCGCGTGCTGGATTCGCTGGGCGCGATCGCGCTGGATGCGGATCTGGCCGACGGGTTGATGGCCGACTCGGTCAACGCACGGCTGTCGGTCAGCGCATTGCCGCCGATTCCGTTCGCCTCCGCGCTGCAGGGCGCGCTGGAATACCCGTACGGCTGCGCGGAGCAGACCACCAGCAAGGGGTTCGCGGCGCTCGAACTCGACGACGCCACCGCGAAGATGCTCGGCACGACCGGCCTGGACACCGGCAAGCGCCGCGCACGCATGGAAGGCGCGTTCGGTCGCCTGGCGGCGATGCAGATCGGATCCGGCCATTTCTCGATGTGGGGCGATGGCGATTACGTCAACCCGCTGATCACCCCGTATGTCGTCGAGTTCCTGCTCGATGCGCGTGAGGCGGGTTTCGCGGTGCCGGAGTCGATGCTGCAGAAGGCGCTGAAGGTGCTCAACGAGGACCTGCTGTCCGGCGGCGCACCCTTCTTCGGCTACGACCGGCGCGAACACATGAAGTTCGCCTATCAGGCCTACGCCGGCTATGCGCTGGCGCGGGTGAACCGCGCACCGCTGGGCACGCTGCGTGCGCTCTACGACAACGAACGCAAGAACAGCCTGACCGGCTTGCCGCTGGTTCACCTGGGCATCGCGCTGTCGTTGCAGGGCGACAAGGCGCGCGGTCGCAAGGCCATCGCCGAAGGGTTCGCACGCGACACGGCCGACCGCCCCGAGTACCTCGGCGATTACGGCAGCCGTCTGCGCGACGATGCGCTGATGATCGCGCTGGTGCACGAGCACCACCTGGCCACGCCGGAATTCGATGCGCGTGCGGTCTCGCTGGGCCGTGAACTCGATGCGCGTCGCAATCGCGGCTGGCTGTGGCTGAGCACGCAGGAGCAGGTTGCGCTGGCACGCCTGGGCAAGGCGTTGATGGCCGACCAGGGCAAGGAGCTGTCGGGACAGTGGAAGGTGGGCGACGCCACCACCGAGGCGACATCCGCACGATTCATCGGCCGCCTGTTCGACCACGCGGCGATGGCGCGCGGCGTCAGCTTCACGCCCAAGGGCGAGCCGCCGCTGTACGCCTCCCTTGAGGTCGCCGGCGTGCCGCGCACGGCGCCGCCTGCGGATGAATCGGTCATCAAGGTCGTGCGCCGCTACTTCACCACCGACGGAAAAGCGTGGACGGGCGGCACGCTGGAGGAGGGCGACGCGCTGATCGTGCAGGTCAGCGTGCAGGCCAGCCGACCGATGCCCGATGCGCTGCTCACCGACCTGCTGCCGGCGGGCCTGGAGATCGAGAACTTCAACCTCGGCGACGGCAAGCAGTGGGCCGGCGTGGTCATCGATGGCATCGAGATCAGCGACCGCGACGAAGCCGCCGACGTGCGCCACGAAGAGTTCCGCGACGACCGTTATGTCGCTGCGCTCAAGCTGGAGGTCGGCGACACGGCGCGCGTGTTCTACCTGGTCCGCGCTGTGACGCCCGGCACCTACACGGTGCCGCCGTCGCTGGTGGAGGACATGTACCGCCCCGACCTGCGCGGCGTCGGCAAGGCGACTCCGGCCACGTTGACGGTGACGCAGCCGGGCAGGTGA
- a CDS encoding DnaJ C-terminal domain-containing protein has protein sequence MQFKDYYETLGVESSAGEAEIKTAYRRLARKYHPDVSKEAGAEEKFKAINEAYEALRDPQKRAAYDQLRARGYRPGDEVQPPPGGFGGNGYGGGVDFEEIFAGGGAGGGFSDFFESLFGRSGGFSGQRGPQPRGDSRAKLAVALETVYEGGSVRISVNNRTLDVRVPKGIRPGQVIRLAGQGAHGDLLLEIEYAANPQFEVDGRNVIHVLPIAPWEAALGATVSVPTLGGAVELKIPANSEAGRKLRLRGRGLPNDPSGKHPPGDQIVELEVLAPRAHNDAQREAYERMREAFGNDWRRA, from the coding sequence ATGCAGTTCAAGGATTACTACGAAACCCTGGGCGTGGAGTCCAGCGCGGGTGAAGCCGAGATCAAGACGGCGTACCGGCGCCTTGCGCGCAAGTACCACCCCGATGTCAGCAAGGAAGCCGGTGCGGAGGAAAAGTTCAAGGCCATCAACGAGGCGTACGAAGCGCTGCGCGATCCGCAGAAGCGCGCCGCCTACGATCAGCTGCGCGCGCGCGGCTACCGTCCCGGCGACGAGGTGCAGCCTCCGCCGGGCGGCTTCGGTGGCAACGGCTACGGCGGCGGCGTGGATTTCGAGGAGATCTTCGCCGGTGGCGGTGCAGGCGGTGGGTTCAGCGACTTCTTCGAAAGCCTGTTCGGCCGAAGTGGTGGTTTCAGTGGACAACGCGGTCCGCAGCCGCGCGGCGATTCCCGCGCCAAGCTCGCCGTCGCGCTGGAGACGGTTTACGAGGGCGGCAGCGTGCGCATCTCGGTCAACAACCGGACATTGGACGTGCGCGTGCCCAAGGGCATCCGCCCCGGTCAGGTGATCCGGCTGGCCGGGCAGGGCGCACATGGCGACCTGCTGCTGGAAATCGAGTACGCCGCCAATCCCCAGTTCGAGGTGGACGGCCGCAACGTGATCCACGTGTTGCCCATCGCGCCGTGGGAAGCCGCACTGGGCGCGACGGTGAGCGTGCCCACGCTGGGCGGTGCGGTGGAGTTGAAGATTCCCGCCAACTCGGAGGCGGGCCGCAAGCTGCGCCTGCGCGGACGCGGTCTGCCCAACGATCCGTCGGGCAAGCACCCGCCGGGCGATCAGATCGTCGAACTGGAAGTGCTGGCGCCGCGCGCCCACAACGATGCGCAGCGCGAGGCCTACGAACGCATGCGCGAGGCCTTCGGCAACGACTGGCGTCGCGCCTGA
- a CDS encoding peroxiredoxin — MTIQIGERIPEVPLQRIREGVETIDTNALFEGRNIVLFAVPGAFTPTCSEKHLPGFVQHFDEFRSRGIEVACMAVNDPFVMQAWGQSQHVPDGLMMLADGNGDFARALGLELDASAYGMGRRAKRFALYAQDGVVKLLNIEAPGEFRVSSAEHILEQLKHL, encoded by the coding sequence ATGACCATCCAGATCGGCGAACGCATTCCCGAAGTCCCGCTGCAGCGCATTCGTGAGGGCGTCGAGACCATCGACACCAACGCGCTGTTCGAGGGCCGCAACATCGTGCTGTTCGCCGTGCCTGGCGCGTTCACGCCGACCTGTTCGGAAAAGCACCTGCCCGGCTTCGTGCAGCATTTCGACGAGTTCCGCAGCCGCGGCATCGAGGTCGCGTGCATGGCGGTGAACGACCCCTTCGTCATGCAGGCCTGGGGCCAGAGCCAGCACGTGCCCGACGGCCTGATGATGCTGGCCGACGGCAACGGCGACTTCGCCCGCGCGCTTGGCCTGGAACTGGACGCCAGCGCCTACGGCATGGGCCGCCGCGCCAAGCGCTTCGCGCTGTACGCGCAGGACGGCGTGGTGAAACTGCTCAACATCGAAGCGCCGGGCGAGTTCCGCGTGTCGTCCGCCGAGCACATCCTCGAGCAGCTCAAGCACCTGTAA
- the pbpC gene encoding penicillin-binding protein 1C gives MSKASQSTKQRTPHGRYRRTLKVCLFVLLSLNVAMLADLAFPLPLPTQQDAGAVVVSADGVPLRAFADAGGIWRYPVTPEQVSPLYLHALLNYEDRWFWRHPGINPVALLRAAGQWARSGRVVSGGSTLTMQVGRILDAPGRPAARSPLRKLRQLLRAIQLEVHLSKREILSLYLNRAPFGGTVEGVEAASWAYLGKPASRLSHAEAALLAVLPQSPSRLRPDREPERARVARDKVLARMQRLGVWTPEQVRDARIEPVVARSLQPPRHAPLLAQRLRSEHPRAVRVTSTVDLELQRTLEERVAAYFSGLPERTSAALLVVDNETLEARAYVGSVVFGDTARLGHVDMVRAWRSPGSTLKPFLYGLALDDGLIHSESLLVDAPQSFGDYRPGNFDMAFNGPVGAAEALRLSLNVPAVDLLDRVGPARFSARLAHAGIRLRWPDGATPNLSMILGGTGARLEDLVGAYAALNRNGVAGRVRYTPDAPRVDRRLLSPGAAWIVREMLEANPRPGTAADTFDPSGRPRVAWKTGTSYGYRDAWALGSTRRYTVGVWVGRPDGTPLPGQYGAVTALPLLFEVIDSLPRARGDAVPATPPPNVTRVEVCWPLGLPPDPQAPQLCRKRRQAWTLDDVVPPTFAERDARLWNVGIERFEVDRRSGLRLSAECSRPHEREWRELARWPALASPWLAVDARRASRLPALSPDCSADGRDAAEELRIEGLADRATLAPAPGSAHAVRLSLRALGSEARIRWLLDGRQIGESAGQTPFVHDFGEAGEHTLTALADSGAWSSLGFSVLR, from the coding sequence ATGAGCAAGGCAAGCCAGAGCACGAAGCAGCGCACGCCGCACGGGCGGTATCGGCGCACGCTCAAGGTCTGCCTGTTCGTGCTGTTGTCGCTCAACGTCGCGATGCTGGCCGACCTTGCCTTCCCGTTGCCGCTGCCGACGCAGCAGGACGCCGGCGCGGTGGTGGTCTCGGCCGACGGCGTTCCATTGCGCGCCTTCGCCGATGCCGGCGGGATCTGGCGCTATCCCGTCACGCCGGAGCAGGTGTCGCCGCTGTACCTGCACGCGTTGCTGAACTACGAGGACCGCTGGTTCTGGCGGCATCCGGGCATCAACCCGGTGGCGCTGCTGCGCGCTGCCGGACAGTGGGCGCGCAGCGGGCGGGTCGTCTCGGGCGGGTCCACGCTCACCATGCAGGTCGGGCGCATCCTCGATGCGCCGGGCCGCCCGGCTGCGCGTTCGCCGCTTCGCAAGCTGCGCCAGTTGCTGCGCGCCATCCAGCTGGAAGTGCATCTGTCCAAGCGCGAGATCCTGTCGCTGTACCTCAACCGCGCGCCGTTCGGCGGCACCGTCGAAGGAGTCGAAGCGGCGAGCTGGGCCTACCTGGGCAAGCCCGCGTCGCGGCTGTCGCATGCCGAAGCCGCACTGCTGGCCGTGTTGCCGCAATCGCCCAGCCGCCTGCGGCCGGATCGCGAACCCGAGCGCGCCCGCGTCGCACGCGACAAGGTGCTGGCACGCATGCAACGCCTTGGCGTGTGGACGCCGGAACAGGTGCGCGATGCCCGCATCGAACCGGTGGTGGCGCGTTCGCTGCAGCCGCCGCGCCACGCACCGTTGCTTGCGCAGCGGTTGAGATCGGAACACCCGCGCGCCGTACGCGTGACCTCCACCGTGGACCTGGAACTGCAGCGCACGCTCGAAGAACGCGTCGCCGCGTATTTCTCAGGGCTGCCCGAACGCACCTCCGCCGCCTTGCTCGTGGTCGACAACGAAACGCTGGAGGCCCGTGCCTATGTGGGCTCGGTGGTGTTCGGCGACACCGCGCGCCTTGGGCACGTGGACATGGTGCGCGCCTGGCGTTCGCCCGGCTCCACCTTGAAGCCCTTCCTGTATGGATTGGCGCTGGACGACGGCTTGATCCACTCCGAAAGCCTGCTGGTGGATGCGCCGCAATCCTTTGGCGATTACCGCCCCGGGAATTTCGACATGGCGTTCAACGGGCCGGTGGGCGCGGCCGAGGCGTTGCGGCTGTCGCTCAACGTCCCCGCGGTGGACCTGCTCGATCGCGTCGGGCCCGCACGCTTCTCGGCGCGTCTGGCGCACGCTGGCATCCGACTGCGCTGGCCCGATGGCGCGACGCCCAACCTGTCGATGATCCTGGGTGGCACCGGTGCGCGCCTGGAAGACCTGGTTGGTGCGTACGCGGCGCTCAACCGCAATGGCGTCGCCGGACGCGTGCGTTACACGCCGGATGCACCGCGCGTGGACCGTCGATTGCTCTCGCCAGGGGCGGCGTGGATCGTGCGCGAGATGCTCGAAGCCAACCCGCGCCCCGGCACCGCCGCCGACACGTTCGATCCGAGCGGGCGGCCCCGCGTGGCCTGGAAGACCGGAACCAGCTACGGCTACCGCGACGCATGGGCGCTGGGCAGCACGCGCCGGTACACGGTCGGCGTGTGGGTCGGGCGCCCGGACGGCACGCCGTTGCCCGGGCAGTACGGCGCGGTCACCGCGCTGCCGCTGCTGTTCGAAGTGATCGACAGCCTGCCGCGCGCGCGCGGCGATGCCGTGCCCGCCACACCGCCGCCGAACGTGACGCGCGTGGAGGTGTGCTGGCCGCTGGGACTGCCGCCGGACCCGCAGGCGCCGCAGCTGTGCCGCAAGCGGCGGCAAGCCTGGACGCTCGACGACGTCGTGCCGCCCACGTTCGCCGAACGCGATGCACGTCTGTGGAACGTGGGCATCGAGCGTTTCGAAGTGGATCGGCGCAGCGGCCTGCGTCTGTCGGCCGAGTGTTCGCGCCCGCACGAACGCGAATGGCGCGAGCTGGCGCGCTGGCCGGCATTGGCCTCACCTTGGCTGGCGGTCGATGCGCGCCGCGCCTCGCGACTGCCGGCGTTGTCGCCCGACTGCTCCGCCGACGGGCGCGATGCCGCCGAGGAACTGCGAATCGAAGGCCTGGCCGATCGCGCGACGCTCGCACCCGCACCGGGCAGCGCGCATGCCGTGCGCCTGTCGCTGCGCGCGCTCGGCAGCGAGGCGCGCATCCGCTGGTTGCTCGATGGCAGGCAGATCGGCGAATCCGCAGGGCAGACGCCGTTCGTGCACGACTTCGGCGAGGCGGGCGAGCATACGCTCACCGCGCTCGCCGACAGCGGTGCGTGGTCGAGCCTGGGGTTCAGCGTGTTGCGCTGA
- the pilH gene encoding twitching motility response regulator PilH, which produces MARILIVDDSPSQLMGIRRIVEKLGHEALTAEDGAAGVEAAKRELPDMILMDVVMPNLNGFQATRSITRDPTTSHIPVVLVTTKDQDTDRVWGMRQGAKAYITKPFSETDLSDVIGQVMKV; this is translated from the coding sequence ATGGCGCGCATTCTGATCGTCGACGACTCGCCGTCGCAGTTGATGGGCATCCGGCGCATTGTCGAGAAACTCGGCCACGAAGCACTCACCGCCGAGGATGGTGCGGCCGGGGTGGAAGCGGCCAAGCGCGAACTTCCGGACATGATCCTGATGGACGTGGTCATGCCCAACCTCAACGGTTTCCAGGCTACGCGCTCGATCACGCGCGACCCGACCACCTCGCACATCCCGGTCGTGCTGGTCACCACCAAGGACCAGGACACCGACCGTGTGTGGGGCATGCGCCAGGGCGCGAAGGCCTACATCACCAAGCCCTTCAGCGAGACCGACCTGTCCGACGTGATCGGCCAGGTCATGAAGGTCTGA
- a CDS encoding acryloyl-CoA reductase, translating into MHASPTFDAFRIHNDADGYRSGVEAIALDDLAPGEVVIRVAFSSVNFKDALAGTGQGKILRRFPLVGGIDVAGHVVASTDASFREGDEVLVTGCGLSETRDGGYSQYARLESKWVIPLPKGLGLRESMILGTAGFTAALALFRMRENRQTPDLGPLAVTGATGGVGSLAVDIFSRAGFEVHAISGKAEHADYLKALGATQVLGRDALATTRPMESARFGGGLDNVGGAMLASLLAQTTPYGNVASAGLAASADLGTTVMPFIIRGVSLLGVASAGTARDVREAVWQHLADDWKPRHLDRICTREVGLSQLPEVFATMLAGGSFGRTLVVI; encoded by the coding sequence ATGCACGCCTCTCCCACCTTCGACGCCTTCCGCATCCACAACGACGCCGACGGCTACCGCAGCGGCGTCGAAGCGATCGCACTGGACGACCTCGCGCCGGGCGAAGTCGTCATCCGCGTGGCCTTTTCGTCCGTCAACTTCAAGGACGCGCTGGCCGGCACCGGCCAGGGCAAGATCCTGCGGCGTTTCCCGCTGGTCGGCGGCATCGACGTGGCCGGACATGTGGTCGCGTCCACCGATGCGTCCTTCCGCGAAGGCGATGAAGTCCTCGTCACCGGCTGCGGCCTCAGCGAAACCCGCGACGGTGGCTACAGCCAGTACGCGCGACTGGAATCGAAGTGGGTCATCCCGCTGCCGAAGGGGCTGGGCCTGCGCGAGAGCATGATCCTGGGCACCGCGGGCTTCACCGCCGCGCTCGCGCTGTTCCGCATGCGCGAGAACCGCCAGACGCCCGACCTCGGTCCGCTGGCTGTCACCGGCGCCACGGGCGGCGTGGGCTCGCTGGCGGTCGACATCTTCAGCCGCGCGGGTTTCGAAGTGCATGCGATCAGTGGCAAAGCCGAGCATGCCGACTACCTGAAGGCACTGGGCGCCACGCAGGTGCTGGGGCGCGACGCACTCGCCACCACCCGTCCGATGGAATCGGCGCGCTTCGGCGGCGGCCTGGACAACGTGGGCGGGGCCATGCTCGCCAGCCTGCTGGCGCAGACCACGCCCTATGGCAACGTCGCCAGCGCCGGCCTGGCCGCATCGGCGGACCTGGGCACCACGGTCATGCCCTTCATCATCCGCGGCGTGTCGCTGCTGGGCGTGGCCTCCGCCGGTACCGCCCGCGACGTACGCGAAGCGGTCTGGCAACACCTGGCCGACGACTGGAAACCCCGCCACCTCGATCGCATCTGCACGCGGGAGGTCGGCCTGTCCCAGTTGCCCGAGGTCTTCGCCACGATGCTGGCCGGCGGATCCTTCGGCCGCACTCTGGTCGTGATCTGA
- a CDS encoding MOSC domain-containing protein: protein MARRPPAPDTPHAMTLTDLYLYPLKSCAPLAVEQAAVEPRGLAGDRRWMIVDATDRFITGRQFPRITLIRARPDERGLVLDAPGMPSLQVEPPRNAAHRFVEVWKEPVPAAEAAPEAARWLSEYLGTDARLVHMDDSMVRLMDPACSREGDIVSFADSCPLMLIGSASLDLLNTRLDAPVGMTRFRPNLVVGTALAHAEDDWTRIRIGEVEFDVAKACTRCNFVNIDPATGEKSADGQPLKTLTTYRRFEAGVNFGVHLIPRSPGMLHRGDRLTVLETR from the coding sequence ATGGCGCGCCGACCGCCCGCGCCCGACACCCCGCACGCCATGACGCTGACCGACCTCTATCTGTACCCGCTCAAGTCCTGCGCACCGCTGGCGGTCGAACAGGCGGCGGTCGAGCCGCGCGGCCTGGCCGGCGACCGGCGCTGGATGATCGTGGACGCAACGGACCGCTTCATCACCGGTCGCCAGTTCCCGCGGATCACCCTCATCCGGGCCCGGCCGGACGAACGCGGCCTGGTACTGGATGCGCCCGGGATGCCGTCGCTCCAAGTCGAGCCGCCGCGCAACGCAGCCCACAGGTTCGTGGAAGTCTGGAAGGAGCCGGTACCGGCCGCCGAGGCCGCCCCGGAGGCCGCCCGCTGGTTGAGCGAGTACCTGGGCACCGACGCGCGACTGGTGCACATGGACGACTCCATGGTCCGCCTTATGGACCCGGCCTGCTCGCGCGAGGGGGACATCGTGTCCTTCGCCGACAGCTGCCCGCTGATGCTCATCGGCAGCGCATCGCTGGACCTGCTCAACACCCGGCTGGATGCACCGGTCGGGATGACCCGTTTCCGTCCGAACCTCGTGGTCGGCACGGCCCTCGCGCATGCGGAAGACGACTGGACCCGCATTCGAATCGGCGAGGTCGAGTTCGATGTGGCGAAAGCGTGCACGCGGTGCAACTTCGTCAACATCGATCCGGCGACGGGCGAGAAGTCGGCCGACGGCCAGCCGCTGAAGACCCTGACCACCTACCGCCGGTTCGAGGCGGGCGTGAATTTCGGCGTGCACCTGATTCCCCGCTCGCCCGGCATGCTGCATCGCGGCGACCGCCTGACGGTGCTTGAAACGCGCTGA